A section of the Flavobacteriales bacterium genome encodes:
- a CDS encoding S8 family peptidase, producing MRVPFVLLLATALATPASAQRPQPFGLQLEHHLRQPHRPGAEVDLLLRGDAATLAVAVLEVGGRVKAGTREVLSVTVPVDRVRALAGHEALNGIEFSLDRGYTLNDSMRVKNRVNEVHAGLPPLLQGYTGAGSIIGIIDSGLDLLHPDFLDSLGHTRVLHYWDQTLNDSLALAPQPYGYGQAYDSAAINAGQCPAEDQFFFYGHGTTVAGTATGNGRANGRHKGVAPDADLIIVSSDFSRPNWRAAVADAVRYIFDHAAALGRPAVINASLGTYFGSHDGLDAASLIVDDLLDAAPGRAMVCAAGNSRTLPNYHLGYPVTADTAHTLFLTNYTSGFSAPAAYFELWADTADLRDVRFALGADQWNTGYSLRRAQGPWHGVQDMLGQVVADTLYSDLGHRLGTVEYFAELRGGQYRMDVLVLEPDSAEYRWRFSTTGQGRFDVWSANELGTSRIIFDLTPINGQIDPTYRYPDAEMRTVDAWACSDKVITVANYQNELAYTDYTNTFQTFPGTEGEISPSSSNGPTRDGRLKPDLASTGDITLSSAPLAWLQFLIANEPFKVDVGGYHIRGGGTSIASPVVTGTVALLFHRCPTATWADVKEALITSARADGFTGTTPNTLYGHGKLDAFAALLAAGPDMTFAVDTTICAGDSVLVNAPADLVDYTWSSGLQNAPFFQSTAGSYTVEGVNSAGCFGTSAPLVFSVLPPVATPTISQLGNTLESSPAAAYQWWLDGQPIPGADQQTYDVTVTGNYAVSTTDAEGCTATSAPLFVLWTAIGSTDAPATASLRPVPASDELWVTLPFSTVPLDVEVIDASGRHITGVRTMDQAVRFDVRGWSAGLYAVRIGSGGSTQVLRFSVR from the coding sequence ATGCGCGTTCCGTTCGTCCTGCTCCTCGCCACGGCCCTCGCCACCCCGGCGTCCGCCCAGCGTCCACAGCCCTTCGGTCTTCAGCTGGAACATCACCTGCGGCAGCCCCATCGACCCGGGGCCGAGGTGGACCTGCTGCTGCGCGGTGATGCAGCGACCCTTGCCGTCGCCGTGCTCGAAGTGGGCGGCCGTGTGAAGGCCGGCACCCGCGAGGTGCTCAGCGTCACCGTGCCGGTGGACCGCGTGCGCGCGCTGGCCGGGCATGAAGCCCTGAACGGCATCGAGTTCAGCCTCGATCGCGGATACACCCTGAACGACAGCATGCGCGTGAAGAACCGGGTGAACGAGGTGCACGCCGGCCTGCCACCGCTGCTGCAGGGCTACACCGGAGCAGGCTCCATCATCGGCATCATCGACAGCGGCCTCGACCTGCTGCACCCCGACTTCCTGGACAGCCTGGGCCACACCCGGGTGCTGCACTACTGGGACCAGACGCTGAACGACTCCCTCGCGCTGGCGCCACAGCCGTACGGCTACGGCCAGGCGTACGACAGCGCGGCGATCAACGCGGGGCAATGCCCGGCGGAGGACCAGTTCTTCTTCTATGGCCATGGTACCACGGTGGCCGGTACCGCTACCGGCAACGGGCGCGCCAACGGCCGTCACAAGGGCGTCGCCCCCGATGCGGACCTCATCATCGTCAGCAGCGATTTCAGCCGCCCCAACTGGCGGGCCGCGGTCGCCGACGCCGTCCGGTACATCTTCGACCACGCCGCCGCCCTCGGCCGGCCCGCTGTGATCAACGCCAGCCTGGGCACCTACTTCGGCAGCCATGACGGCCTCGACGCCGCTTCGCTGATCGTGGACGACCTGCTCGACGCCGCACCCGGCCGGGCCATGGTCTGCGCCGCCGGCAACAGCCGCACCCTGCCCAACTACCACCTTGGTTACCCGGTGACGGCGGACACTGCGCACACCCTTTTCCTCACCAACTACACCAGCGGATTCAGTGCGCCCGCCGCCTACTTCGAGCTGTGGGCCGATACGGCGGACCTCCGTGATGTGCGCTTCGCGCTCGGCGCCGATCAATGGAACACCGGCTACAGCCTGCGCCGGGCCCAGGGCCCCTGGCATGGCGTGCAGGACATGCTCGGTCAGGTGGTGGCCGATACCCTGTACTCGGACCTGGGCCATCGCCTGGGCACCGTGGAGTACTTCGCCGAGCTGCGCGGCGGGCAATACCGCATGGACGTGCTGGTGCTGGAACCCGATTCCGCCGAATACCGCTGGCGCTTCAGCACCACCGGGCAGGGCCGCTTCGATGTGTGGAGCGCCAATGAGCTGGGCACCTCGCGGATCATCTTCGACCTCACGCCCATCAACGGGCAGATCGATCCCACCTACCGCTACCCCGACGCGGAGATGCGCACGGTGGACGCCTGGGCCTGCAGCGACAAGGTGATCACCGTGGCCAACTACCAGAACGAGCTGGCCTACACGGACTACACGAACACCTTCCAGACCTTCCCGGGCACCGAGGGCGAGATCAGCCCCAGCAGCAGCAACGGCCCCACGCGCGATGGCCGGTTGAAGCCTGATCTCGCATCGACCGGTGACATCACGCTCAGCTCGGCCCCGCTGGCCTGGTTGCAGTTCCTCATCGCCAACGAACCCTTCAAGGTCGATGTGGGCGGTTATCACATCCGCGGGGGCGGCACCTCCATCGCTTCACCCGTGGTCACCGGCACGGTGGCGCTGCTCTTCCATCGCTGCCCCACCGCCACCTGGGCCGATGTGAAGGAGGCGCTCATCACGTCCGCCCGTGCGGACGGCTTCACCGGCACCACGCCCAACACGCTCTACGGCCATGGCAAGCTCGATGCTTTCGCCGCCCTGCTCGCCGCCGGCCCGGACATGACCTTCGCGGTGGACACCACCATCTGCGCCGGCGACAGCGTGCTGGTGAACGCTCCGGCCGACCTGGTGGACTACACCTGGAGCAGCGGCCTGCAGAACGCCCCCTTCTTCCAGAGCACCGCCGGCAGCTACACCGTGGAGGGCGTCAACAGCGCCGGATGCTTCGGCACCTCCGCTCCGCTCGTGTTCTCCGTGCTGCCCCCCGTGGCCACGCCCACCATCTCCCAGCTGGGCAATACGCTGGAGAGCTCCCCGGCGGCCGCCTACCAGTGGTGGCTCGACGGTCAGCCGATCCCGGGGGCCGACCAACAGACCTACGATGTCACCGTCACTGGCAACTACGCCGTGAGCACCACGGACGCCGAAGGCTGCACGGCCACGAGCGCCCCCCTCTTCGTCCTCTGGACGGCCATCGGCTCCACGGATGCGCCCGCCACCGCCAGCCTGCGCCCGGTGCCGGCCAGCGATGAGCTGTGGGTGACGCTGCCGTTCTCGACCGTTCCGCTGGACGTGGAGGTGATCGACGCTTCGGGCCGACACATCACTGGCGTGCGCACCATGGACCAGGCGGTCCGCTTCGATGTCCGGGGCTGGTCAGCCGGCCTCTACGCCGTGCGGATCGGATCCGGCGGCAGCACCCAGGTGTTGCGCTTCAGTGTGCGGTAG
- a CDS encoding type I restriction enzyme HsdR N-terminal domain-containing protein: protein MIGLDLPDHGVKTKQGPQGPQVFDPVRRLWVALTPEEWVRQHFLNHLIHDLGCPAGLITVERGLVLNGMPRRADIVVHAPDGAPLAVVECKAPTVPIRQATFDQAARYNSVFQVPVLLVTNGRTHYACHIDRSTGAVRFLPALPDHAAMLALRPV from the coding sequence ATGATCGGGCTCGATCTGCCGGACCACGGCGTCAAAACTAAACAAGGCCCGCAGGGTCCCCAGGTCTTCGACCCGGTGCGCCGCCTGTGGGTGGCCCTCACGCCCGAGGAATGGGTGCGCCAGCACTTCCTCAACCACCTCATCCACGACCTGGGCTGCCCCGCCGGCCTCATCACCGTGGAACGCGGGCTGGTGCTCAACGGCATGCCCCGGCGCGCCGACATCGTGGTGCACGCCCCGGACGGCGCCCCGCTGGCCGTGGTGGAGTGCAAGGCGCCGACCGTGCCCATCCGCCAGGCCACCTTCGACCAGGCCGCCCGCTACAACAGCGTCTTCCAGGTGCCCGTGCTGCTGGTCACCAATGGCCGCACCCACTACGCCTGCCACATCGACCGATCAACAGGGGCTGTTCGTTTCCTGCCCGCGTTGCCCGATCATGCGGCCATGCTGGCCCTGCGGCCGGTGTAG
- a CDS encoding AMP nucleosidase, producing the protein MRTKQEIVENWLPRYTGVELTEFRPYVLLTNFNNYLDIFCRQTGAELRGQGRPMQVAVAEDMVMINFGMGSPTAATVMDLLTAISPKAVLFLGKCGGLKRKNELGDLILPIAAIRGEGTSNDYMPPEVPALPSFMIHRAVSGVIRDMDLDYWSGTVYTTNRRVWEHDEAFKERLRVDRCMAIDMETATVFITGFANGIPTGALLLVSDQPMVPEGVKTSSSDAKVTAGFAETHVKVGVMSLRDIINEGRSVKHLRFE; encoded by the coding sequence GTGCGCACCAAGCAGGAGATCGTCGAGAACTGGCTGCCCCGCTACACCGGCGTGGAGCTGACGGAGTTCAGGCCGTACGTGCTGCTCACCAACTTCAACAACTACCTGGACATCTTCTGCCGGCAGACGGGGGCCGAGCTGCGCGGGCAGGGCCGTCCCATGCAGGTGGCCGTGGCGGAGGACATGGTGATGATCAACTTCGGCATGGGCAGCCCCACGGCGGCCACGGTGATGGACCTGCTGACGGCGATCAGCCCCAAGGCGGTGCTGTTCCTGGGCAAGTGCGGGGGCCTGAAGCGCAAGAACGAACTGGGCGACCTGATCCTGCCGATCGCGGCGATCCGCGGGGAGGGCACCAGCAACGACTACATGCCGCCCGAGGTGCCGGCGCTGCCGAGCTTCATGATCCACCGCGCGGTGAGCGGCGTGATCCGCGACATGGACCTCGACTACTGGAGCGGCACGGTGTACACCACCAACCGCAGGGTGTGGGAGCATGACGAGGCCTTCAAGGAGCGCCTGCGCGTGGACCGCTGCATGGCGATCGACATGGAGACGGCCACGGTCTTCATCACGGGCTTCGCGAACGGCATCCCCACCGGGGCGCTGCTGCTGGTGAGCGACCAGCCGATGGTGCCCGAAGGCGTGAAGACCAGCAGCAGCGATGCCAAGGTCACCGCCGGCTTCGCCGAGACGCACGTGAAGGTGGGCGTGATGAGCCTGCGCGACATCATCAACGAGGGCCGATCGGTGAAACACCTGCGCTTCGAATGA
- the holA gene encoding DNA polymerase III subunit delta, protein MSVLDGFKKVMAEVRAGTFRPVYLLHGEEPFFIDRVAGEIERSAVEEHARDFDLSVLYARDCDADQVKDTCLRYPMMGERQLVVLREAQGWRIDMLEKLEPYVLKPTPTTVLVICYKNKKVDGRKSFVKSVAKHGVVFTSDRLKDEQLPDWVQRYVTHHKRRIAPREAQLLADHLGADLGKVTMEVEKLCLVTEEGGSITADIVQRYVGISKDHNIFELQKAIGARDRVKALAIARYYGQDTKGHPLPVTVASLHGYFTKLVLMHTLGERPAKELAELAKVPPFFLNEYRAAARNYSLEHLVRAQHLLRSCDLASKGLGGGGADEGELLTELLARVIDR, encoded by the coding sequence ATGAGCGTGCTGGACGGCTTCAAGAAGGTGATGGCCGAGGTGCGCGCGGGCACCTTCCGCCCGGTGTACCTGCTGCACGGCGAGGAGCCCTTCTTCATCGACCGGGTGGCCGGGGAGATCGAACGCTCGGCCGTGGAGGAGCACGCCCGCGACTTCGACCTGTCCGTGCTCTACGCCCGCGACTGCGATGCGGACCAGGTGAAGGACACCTGCCTGCGCTACCCCATGATGGGCGAACGCCAGCTGGTGGTGCTGCGCGAGGCGCAGGGCTGGCGCATCGACATGCTGGAGAAGCTGGAGCCCTATGTGCTGAAGCCCACGCCCACCACCGTGCTGGTGATCTGCTACAAGAACAAGAAGGTGGACGGCCGCAAGAGCTTCGTGAAGAGCGTGGCCAAGCACGGCGTGGTGTTCACCAGCGACCGACTGAAGGACGAGCAGCTGCCCGATTGGGTGCAGCGCTACGTGACGCACCACAAACGCCGCATCGCGCCCCGCGAGGCCCAGCTGCTGGCCGACCACCTGGGCGCCGACCTGGGCAAGGTGACGATGGAGGTGGAGAAGCTGTGCCTGGTGACCGAGGAGGGCGGCAGCATCACGGCGGACATCGTGCAGCGCTACGTGGGCATCAGCAAGGACCACAACATCTTCGAGCTGCAGAAGGCCATCGGGGCCCGCGACCGGGTGAAAGCCCTGGCCATCGCGCGGTATTACGGGCAGGACACCAAGGGCCATCCGCTGCCGGTGACAGTGGCCAGCCTGCACGGCTACTTCACGAAGCTGGTGCTGATGCACACCCTGGGCGAGCGGCCGGCCAAGGAACTGGCCGAGTTGGCCAAGGTGCCGCCGTTCTTCCTGAACGAATACCGCGCCGCGGCCCGCAACTACAGCCTGGAGCACCTGGTGCGGGCCCAGCACCTGCTGCGCAGCTGCGACCTGGCGAGCAAGGGCCTTGGCGGTGGTGGCGCCGACGAGGGCGAGCTGCTCACCGAGCTGCTGGCCCGGGTGATCGACCGCTGA
- a CDS encoding TonB-dependent receptor yields MIRRLSWLLVATLLPASLLLAQNTSTIRGFVYDQDNGEPVIFTNVMLKGKSLGAATDVNGYFSISRIPAGDYTLMVTSLGYDTLTKAVSLAAGQIITEKLFVVKTKVELKTFTVTAEKTEAQTQVRMSVTKLDPKQIDRIPAIGGEADLAQYLQVVPGVIFTGDQGGQLYVRGGSPIMNKVMLDGMVLYNPFHSIGLFSVFDNDIIRNADIYTAGFNAEHGGRVSSVMDVTTRDGNKTRLAGKVGASTFAGKLMLEGPMKKQSKPGSGSSSFLLNARHSYLDQSSKALYTFVDSAGLPFTFTDLYGKVSFNGANGSKFNLFGFNFRDGVKYRQVSDLTWNNWGAGTNFVLVPAGSAVLIDGVFSFSNYHIEMKEGALPARSSEISGFNGGLNFKYFIRDDEIKYGIELLGFRTDFSFFNSSGLNIVQTQNTSELAAYVNYKKKVGKFIIDPGLRVQYYASLSVINLEPRMGLKWNITDDLRFKAAAGRYSQNLVAANSDRDVVNLFYGFLSSPENLSDTFTEEDGSTREIKDPLQRANHYVAGFEVDITPELTANIEGYLKDFRQVTNLNRDKVFEDSPDFADKPDELKKDFVVETGKAYGGDILLKYEHEKLYLWAVYSLTYVDRWTGRYSYNPIWDRRHNVNLVASYTFGRHDAWKVNARWNYGSGFPFTQTQGYIEGNPFGSGIGTDYTLSNGELVLLYGPLNQGRLPDYHRLDLGVTKTWRLSDRSAIELDLSVTNAYDRDNIFYYDRVRARRVDQLPVLPSAGLSWSF; encoded by the coding sequence ATGATCCGTCGCCTCTCGTGGCTCCTGGTGGCCACCCTCCTCCCCGCCTCCCTCCTGCTCGCCCAGAACACCAGCACCATCCGGGGCTTCGTGTACGACCAGGACAACGGTGAGCCGGTGATCTTCACCAACGTGATGCTCAAGGGCAAGAGCCTGGGCGCCGCCACGGACGTCAACGGCTACTTCTCCATCAGCCGCATCCCGGCGGGCGACTACACCCTGATGGTGACCTCGCTGGGCTACGACACGCTCACCAAGGCCGTGAGCCTGGCCGCCGGGCAGATCATCACCGAGAAGCTCTTCGTGGTGAAGACCAAGGTGGAGTTGAAGACCTTCACCGTGACGGCCGAGAAGACCGAGGCTCAGACCCAGGTGCGCATGAGCGTCACCAAGCTGGACCCCAAGCAGATCGACCGCATCCCGGCCATCGGCGGCGAGGCCGACCTGGCGCAATACCTGCAGGTGGTGCCGGGGGTCATCTTCACCGGCGACCAGGGCGGCCAGCTCTACGTGCGCGGCGGTTCCCCCATCATGAACAAGGTGATGCTGGACGGCATGGTGCTGTACAACCCCTTCCACAGCATCGGCCTGTTCAGCGTGTTCGACAACGACATCATTCGCAACGCGGACATCTACACGGCGGGCTTCAACGCCGAGCACGGCGGGCGGGTGAGCAGCGTGATGGACGTCACCACCCGGGATGGCAACAAGACGCGCCTGGCGGGCAAGGTGGGTGCGAGCACCTTCGCCGGCAAGCTGATGCTGGAGGGTCCGATGAAGAAGCAGAGCAAGCCCGGATCGGGGTCCAGCTCCTTCCTGCTGAACGCACGCCACAGCTACCTGGACCAGAGCAGCAAGGCCCTTTACACCTTCGTGGACAGTGCGGGCCTGCCCTTCACCTTCACGGACCTGTACGGCAAGGTGAGCTTCAACGGCGCCAACGGAAGCAAGTTCAACCTGTTCGGCTTCAACTTCCGCGACGGGGTGAAGTACCGGCAGGTGAGCGACCTGACGTGGAACAACTGGGGCGCGGGCACCAACTTCGTGCTGGTGCCGGCGGGCAGTGCGGTGCTGATCGACGGCGTGTTCAGCTTCAGCAACTACCACATCGAGATGAAGGAAGGCGCCCTGCCCGCGCGCAGCAGCGAGATCAGCGGCTTCAACGGCGGCCTCAACTTCAAGTACTTCATCCGCGACGACGAGATCAAGTACGGCATCGAGCTGCTGGGCTTCCGCACGGACTTCAGCTTCTTCAACAGCAGCGGCCTCAACATCGTGCAGACCCAGAACACGAGCGAGCTGGCGGCCTACGTGAACTACAAGAAGAAGGTGGGCAAGTTCATCATCGACCCGGGGCTGCGCGTGCAGTACTACGCCTCGTTGAGCGTGATCAACCTGGAGCCGCGCATGGGCCTGAAGTGGAACATCACCGACGACCTGCGCTTCAAGGCCGCCGCCGGCCGCTACAGCCAGAACCTGGTGGCCGCCAACAGCGACCGCGACGTGGTGAACCTGTTCTACGGCTTCCTCAGCAGCCCGGAGAACCTGTCGGACACCTTCACCGAGGAGGACGGCAGCACGCGCGAGATCAAGGACCCGCTGCAGCGCGCCAACCACTACGTGGCCGGTTTCGAGGTCGACATCACCCCCGAGCTCACCGCCAACATCGAAGGCTACCTGAAGGACTTCCGGCAGGTGACCAACCTGAACCGCGACAAGGTGTTCGAGGACAGCCCCGACTTCGCCGACAAGCCGGACGAGCTGAAGAAGGACTTCGTGGTGGAGACCGGCAAGGCGTACGGTGGCGACATCCTGCTGAAGTACGAGCACGAGAAGCTGTACCTGTGGGCGGTGTACAGCCTCACCTACGTGGACCGCTGGACCGGCCGCTACTCCTACAACCCCATCTGGGACCGCCGCCACAACGTGAACCTGGTGGCGAGCTACACCTTCGGGCGGCATGATGCCTGGAAGGTCAACGCCCGCTGGAACTACGGCAGCGGCTTCCCCTTCACGCAGACACAGGGCTACATCGAGGGCAACCCCTTCGGCAGCGGCATCGGCACGGACTACACCTTGAGCAACGGCGAGCTGGTGCTGCTCTACGGCCCGCTGAACCAGGGTCGCCTGCCGGACTACCACCGCCTGGACCTGGGGGTGACCAAGACCTGGCGCCTCAGCGACCGCAGCGCCATCGAGCTGGACCTGAGCGTGACCAACGCGTACGACAGGGACAACATCTTCTACTACGACCGGGTGCGTGCCCGCCGGGTGGATCAGTTGCCCGTCCTCCCGAGCGCCGGGTTGAGCTGGAGCTTTTAG